From a single Nymphaea colorata isolate Beijing-Zhang1983 chromosome 4, ASM883128v2, whole genome shotgun sequence genomic region:
- the LOC116253381 gene encoding uncharacterized protein LOC116253381 isoform X1 — MGFVSCLGRLLFSSVFILSAWQKLTEFGVNGGALAQAFEPKLNLLTSYFATSLGVVPEIQIKYLVAACIALKGVGGILFIFGSSFGAYLLLLYLIFSMPILHDFFNYDSSDPEFVPILMQFLQNLALFGALFFFLGMKSTHPKKQKQHHKKNASKAKTT; from the exons ATGGGTTTCGTTTCTTGCCTTGGGAGGCTTCTCTTCTCCTCTGTTTTCATCCTCTCGGCATGGCAGAA gTTGACTGAATTTGGGGTTAATGGTGGAGCCCTTGCACAAGCTTTTGAACCCAAGTTGAACTTGCTTACGAGCTACTTTGCTACTAGTCTAGGGGTTGTGCCAGAAATTCAA ATCAAGTATCTAGTAGCTGCTTGCATTGCTTTGAAGGGGGTTGGAGGCATTCTCTTCATTTTTGGGAGTTCTTTTGGAGCATATCTTCTG CttctttatttaatattttCGATGCCTATTCTGCATGACTTCTTCAATTATGATTCGTCTGATCCAGAATTCGTTCCAATCCTCATGCAGTTTTTGCAG AATCTGGCACTTTTTGGAGCactatttttcttcttaggAATGAAGAGTACACATCCTAAGAAACAGAAGCAGCATCACAAGAAGAATGCTTCCAAGGCAAAGACAACATAA
- the LOC116253381 gene encoding uncharacterized protein LOC116253381 isoform X2: MTLDSNFLLLKQMEAQGHWSWGLTEFGVNGGALAQAFEPKLNLLTSYFATSLGVVPEIQIKYLVAACIALKGVGGILFIFGSSFGAYLLLLYLIFSMPILHDFFNYDSSDPEFVPILMQFLQNLALFGALFFFLGMKSTHPKKQKQHHKKNASKAKTT; the protein is encoded by the exons ATGACACTTGACAGCAACTTTTTACTGCTCAAGCAAATGGAGGCTCAAGGACATTGGTCTTGGGG gTTGACTGAATTTGGGGTTAATGGTGGAGCCCTTGCACAAGCTTTTGAACCCAAGTTGAACTTGCTTACGAGCTACTTTGCTACTAGTCTAGGGGTTGTGCCAGAAATTCAA ATCAAGTATCTAGTAGCTGCTTGCATTGCTTTGAAGGGGGTTGGAGGCATTCTCTTCATTTTTGGGAGTTCTTTTGGAGCATATCTTCTG CttctttatttaatattttCGATGCCTATTCTGCATGACTTCTTCAATTATGATTCGTCTGATCCAGAATTCGTTCCAATCCTCATGCAGTTTTTGCAG AATCTGGCACTTTTTGGAGCactatttttcttcttaggAATGAAGAGTACACATCCTAAGAAACAGAAGCAGCATCACAAGAAGAATGCTTCCAAGGCAAAGACAACATAA